The Eschrichtius robustus isolate mEscRob2 chromosome 16, mEscRob2.pri, whole genome shotgun sequence DNA segment AATCGATCTCTACCAGCACACATATGTGATGTTTCCCTTTTTTCTGCTCCAGACGGTACCAGACTACGTTGTGCAAATGCTCTGAGGAACCCATTAGTTTGAAGAGCTCACTCATCGCTGAGCTATGCGTCAGCCTGCTTCTGCCCATCAGCAAAtccccctgccccttcctgaGCCCTGTCCATCTTTACTGGGGTCCCTCCCTTCCTTGAACGGGGACCACGTAGGGGTGTTACTTAGACCACCAGGCAGCCGCTCTCTAACCCGTTTGAGTCAGACGTGTAGTCCACTCACTGCTAGGCTGCCTGactgccccacctcccaccctggtccattttttccccctgaactGAGCTTTCAACACTTGACTCTCTATTGAGGAAGCAAAATGCTCCCACTTTGTCTGTGTTTTGTAAGAAGTTGCACCACCTCCCCACCCTCGCCCccaattgtggttaaaaaaactTCTCTACCCACTTAATACAATGTGTCTTTGCGTAACTGTCTTACTTCCAGAGGAGAGATTCCGAAACTGGAATGGCTTAGTGAAAGGGAATAAACCTTTACGGGGCACTTTTAACAAGGAATCACCGTAGAGGTGAATTCGCGTCTTCTGATGAAAGGGAGCAGATAAGGGATCTACAGTTATCTTTATTTAATCACTATCCCCAAacaactactctttttttttggctgcattgggtcttcgttgctgcgcgcaggcttcctctagttgcagcgagcgggggctactcttcattgtggtgcgcgggcttctcactgccgtagcttctcttgttgcggagcatgggctcaagtgcgcgagcttcagtagttgtggagcacgggcttaattgctccgtggcatgtgggatcttcccggaccagggatcccacccgtgtcccctgcactggcaggcggattcttaaccactgcaccaccagggaagtccccaaacaacTACTCTTAATGTCATAATGTTTTATTGGATttcttcccaatttttttttctatacacacacactttaaaaaatagaggGACTGGCAAATAGTAAGCTTTCAGTTGTTTGCTGTTATTAATCTTATTTCATATGTTAGGTGTCTTACCTCAAGCCTAAAGTGTTTATCTGTGTTGATAAGGTGGAACTCCGACTGTGGAAAGTTTGCTTCCAGGATGTAATCTCAAAAGACATCTCCTCCTATCTCCTCGCCCACACCCTAGGTTGCTTTTAACTTTGACAGAGGAAGAATTTTCCAGGGCACCATATACCATAGAAAACAGCAGCCACCGAAGAGCCATCCTCATGGAACTGGAGCGAGTCAAGGCACTGGGTGTGAAGCCCCCGCAAAACCTCTGGGAATACAAGGTGAACTCTATTTTTTCAATGGAAAATAAGTATTGAGCACCAGATGTCAGTTATCTGCCTGCCCACTGCTCATGAATACATCAGACAAAACCGAAGCCCCCTGCGTCCCCTCTTTCCCTATGCCTGTGTATCCTTCCTGGGCCTGTTTTCCTACTTGtgttctgggtatatatccacagCTCTAGGAACAATGTTCTAGGTTTTTAACCTTAACATAAAAGGCATGAACCGAGCTTATTATCCTTCTGCAAGTAGCTTTTGTCTCCGGCTCTGGCTCTTTTTCCCTTGTGCCATATTCCACTGCACAAGTGCGTGACCATTTATACATTCTCCCATTGATGGCCACTgagattatttccatttttgctATGAGAAACAGGGCTGCTGTGGACATTCTTGGAAAGTTCGTGTGCTCATGTGTAAGACTTTCTTTGTGCTATACACTGAGGAATAGGATTACTGGGTTACAAGTAATGCACATCCTCAGCTTTACCAGATGCTGATAAATTGTTCTTCAGTGTGACTGTACCTGGTTCTTCTTCACAGAGAGAATTTAGCGAATACTGTACTGTAAAACTAATACtctattttttattagttatagAATGTCTGGAGTACACAGACCTATACCCTAAAAAAGAcatcatggagaaaaataaatacaaataaccaATAAATTTATGGGGGAAAAATGCTCACTGATAATTATGGTACAAATGAGACAACCCGCTGGCGTCATTCTCACCTATGACATTGTCAAGGATAAGAACCTTTCATGACGTGAGGAAAGAGGCACTCATGTTTGCGGATCCTAAATTGGCGCAGTCTCTTTGGAGAGTGGTTTGTCAATAACTGTTATAATTTAAACCGCCTGTACTCTTTGGTCTACAGTTTCACTCCTTTGCATTTAGAGCACAGGCAGCATAGCGCTGTGATCAAGAGAGGGCTCGGCAGCCTGACTCCCGGGCTCCTCCCGGGCTCCTCCAGGACACACTGACTGTGGGAACGCCAGCAAGTCCCTGGGCCTCCTGGTCCCGTTTCCTCCTCAGCCAGTGACCTCAGAGAGTCACAGTGAGAATTGAATGTTTGAGTCACAGAAATTATTAAACAAGATGTTGGCCACAGTGTCATTGGTAATAGCACGTGGGAAACAACCTCAGCACCCATTGTTAGGAACAGGTTCAATAAATACAGCTCACCCATACATGTAGCCATTACAAAGGAACGAGGTGACCCTGGGTGCGCTAACAAGAAATGATACCCAAGTTGttaactgaaaataaagaaaaacatgttaGAAAACCTACACATTTGTATGTGTCATAGAAAATCTCTGGAAGGATACACAGACTGTTAACAATGTTTTCATCTAGGGATTGAGACTTGGATGGAAGGGTGAATTGTATTTGTCATTTAATACAATTCTGTGGTGTTTgaaaaaaattgtgtttattttgtgCATGTATtgctttaaaactgaaaaaacacTAGTTTCAGAATTTTTGAAGAATGGGGATAGGGTCCTAAGATAGAAGATTTGTTGTTttctgtgttgttgttgtttgtcagtttaaaaaaaaaatccctacctCTCTTTTATCATAACTTATTAGTTTTGTTAATGCAGTCAAACTCTGGACTTCTTGTAGCCAATATTAGTCCTACGGTGGGTTTTAATATCTGACAGAACTTTCTGGGTCCTGTATCCAGCAATGACCCTCTATTTAGAATCTGTCAAAGTAAACTTAATATTAACCAGAGTGAATGGGGATGGTGTTCTGGTCCCACTGTAAAAAGCAAGCAGAACCTTATCATCAGTCTGCTCCTTCACATCTGTGCTTCAGCCCCTCCCCAGGGGTGGTCACTTGATGCTTAGCCTGCAGGCTGCGTGCTAAGGCTCCTGAGCGCCGCTGTTCTCGTCAGACTTGGGAGGGACAGCTCCCCACGGCAGCGCCGTCATCGCGACCTACCTCGCTGGGAGGTTGCTTTATCCTCCTCCTCTGATGGAAGGTAGCCCCAGAGCTGGGATGTTTTGGTCCAGCTGATCCCAGACCTACAAACATGTAACCCGGTCGTCTCCCTTTCTCCCGTACTGACCGAGACGTGGCTGGGTGCCTTCGGGCTCTATTTCTGGGACCTGTGTTCCCTTAGAGCCTGCGCACCCAGTAGGAGCAGCAGTGCCCCCAAGGCCATTGGTTCTTGAGGGGTGAAAAGCGTTAAGTATCGCAGTGACTTGTGGCCCTCCGAAGACCACAGTACGTAAACAGATACACGGTGTATCTGTGGTATTAACGTTtcatggggcaggggagggcttATGAAAAAAATGTCTGTAAAAGGCTCCTTAAGGggtaataatgaaaaaaaggttGGGAAACACTGCTTTAAAATGAAGAACTACTTCCATATTTCTATGTCTCACCTAAGTTACAATATAGAGATAATTTTTAGAAGTTAgatttttcaaaaaacttttactatggaaaatttcaaatatacccAAAAGCAGGATAATAGTACAAAACTTCCATCAACCCATACGACAGCAACTCATGGCTATGTTTATTTCAGTAATACCTACTCCTGCTACCCGTGATTATTTTGAATCTGAGATAGCATATATttcataagtaaatattttattgaatctcTAAAaagtaaagactttttttttttaatgtatgcggctgcgtcaggtcttagttgcggcatgcgggatcttcgctgtagcactcaggcttctctctagttgcagcgcacgggctccacagggtgcagcctcagtagtggcggcgcacaggcttagttgccctgcagcatgtgggatcttagttccccaaccaggggtcgaacccgcgtcccctgcattggaaggtggattcttaaccactggaccaccagggaagtccctaaaaagtaAAGACctcttgaaaaacaaaactaaaataccATAATATACCCCCCCCAGAATGAATAATTCTCTGATATTATCAAATAATTTGTCATTATTCAAataccctactttttttttttttcagttgatttgTTCCACGCAGGGCCCCAACAAGGTCCACATTTGGttgtcatgtcttttttttttttttttttaattgaggtaaagttggttttcaatattatattagtttcaggtgtacaacataatgattcaatatttttatagatcataccccacttaaagttattataaaaatatttgctatattccctgtgctaaacagtataTACTTatagcttacttattttatatatagtagtttgtacctcttaatcccctacccctgtcttgcccctcccaccttccctctccccactggtaaccgctagttggttctctatatctgtgagttggtttctgttttgttacaggcgtttgtttgttttattttttagattccacatataggtcaAAATATACCTACTTAtttttctatgtctgacttatttcactaagcataatacccccaggtccatccatgttgttgcaaaatggcaaagtttcattctttttatggaagGGTAGTATtcgattgtgtgtgtgtgtgtgtgtgtgtgtgtgtgtatttatatgccacatcatctttacccattcatctgttgatggatacttaggttgcttccatatcttggcaattgcaaataatgctcttatgaacattggggtgcctgcatcttttcaaattagtgtttttgttttctttgggtatattcCAAGGAgcgggattgatggatcatatggtagttctatttttagttttttgaggaccgtccatactgatttccacagtggctgcagcaatttacattcccaccagtggtgtacaggggttcccgtttctccacaccctctccagcatttgttatctgtggTGCTTTTGGTGATGGcttttctgacaggtgtgaggttttgatttgcatttctctgataattagtgatgctgagcatcttttcatgggcctatTGGCCATCTcactgtcttctttggaaaaatgtctgtgcaggtcttctgaattttttaaattgggttgtttgttggtTGTCATGTCTCTTAAGTCTCTTTCAGTCTATAGATTCTCCCTTCCTCTTGTCATTACCctgcatttatttgttgaagaaaccagaTAATTTTCTCCTGTAGTTTTCTGACGTTTTGTACTTTGCCAGTTGTCTCTCTGTGGTGTCACCTAACAGGTCCCTTCTTCCCCTGCATATCCTATAATCCAGGAGTTGGGACTAGAGGCTTACTTTGGTTTAGGTTTGGTGTTTTGGCAAGGCTGCTTTATAGGTGTGGTATTTTCTTCCATCAAGAGGCTCATAATGTCCCATGATCATTGATTGTTTAGATCCATTAGTTCATTAAGGGTTGCCAAATGGTGATACTGTaactctctcatttctttttcaccttGTTCACTGAAATACAtcttaaatgaaaaggaaatcttCTGTCAACAGCCATTTTGATTATCCTAAGTACAGTTTATACCAGAAGGGCAGGTTAAATGCTTGATCTTCTCTGTTTACTTACCAGTTTCAGAATTTGCTTCCCTGTTGTCCTCCAAACGTGACCAATTTCTTTCTTTAGGATTATTAATAACTGAGGATTTTGACATTCTTGATGTATTTGAATACGTTTCAATAGTTATTCTAATTGATGCTCCAACTGTCCCATCTTTTTTGAGTAGGAGTCTCCTCAAATTATTCTCtgagtccattttttaaatttaacttttgaaTTGAGGTACAGCGTACTTGCTAATGAGTCCTTTTAACATGATTTATTAGTCTTTGATAGTTTCCGTTCTCACACGACAAGATGTTCAAGTTACTCTTGTACCTTTCCTGCCCCaggcctggaatcagccatttcacAAGTTGGacctcttaaaaattttttttaaatatagaaaatgttAGGTACATACAAAAATAGAGGGAAGAGAGTACTCATACCCAGCTTCAACGAGCATCGACTCGTGGTCACCCCTAATGCATCTGTAcccctccaccctctccccacacccccagtCCTGGAATTATATTAAAGCATATCCACACATCATATTATTTCACCCCTAAATACTTTAGTGTGAAGCTCCAAAGAGAAGGACTTTCTTCTTAAATATAACCGTTatcacactttaaaatttttattggtaaGCCATTGATAGCATCAAATAAGTTGAATATGTTTTAACAGTTTtgttgagctataattgacatacacatatttaaagtgtacaatttgctAAGTTCTGACATATGTACACACCTGTGAAACCGTCACCACAATCAAGAGAGTGAACGTATACATCACTCCCAAAAGCTTCTTCCCGCCCCTTTGTAAGCCCTCCTTCCCATCCCTCCCCTTTTTAATGAGTGTACAGTGGTATCTCACtggcttaatttgcatttctctaaggattagtaataatgagcatcttttcatgtgcttatttgccatccttctaccttctttggtgaagtgtccattcacgtcttttgcccattttacttGATGCTTAGTAGCATCAAGTAAGTTGAatcatttttaagtttcttttataatcaggaaaaatataaatgtacattCATTATAGCAAAATTTacagaagtgaagaaaatgaaaataaattgaccCTAATCCCACCTGAGATTCAGACATGGGTAACATTGCGTtttgctctgttttcttctagacaaTTTTCTGAGTGTACTTGAAAcagctgttttatttttgtattcattccGCAAACATGTACTGACATCTCTTGGGAGCCAGTTGGTCCTTTAGGAAAGGGATCTCAGTCCTGAATCAGGCAGGCCCTGCTTTCATGGCACTGACACTGTAGAGGTGGATGGCTACACATCTTAGATCTTTTCTTCACCTAACACTGTAACATGAGCATTATCCAACACTCCTCCTATACATTCCTCCATGGCTGTATGAATTCTGGGCTAAATATCTACTGTAACTTCAGGACTGAGGTCACAGATTTCACTTTTTCTCTATTATGCACAATGCAAACACTAAGTATTTTGTGCATGAggccttctgattttttttattaagtgGCGCCCACTGATTACTTTCCCGAAAGGTTGTGTTCTTCTAAATGTGCCTAGGAGCTTGCTTCTCATCCCCctatccctccccacccatgGAGAGAGACTGGATCTTTCTATAATGTAGCCTAACAGATGGATTATTTGGCCTCttcttcccattcattcattcattcattaccaGTGCAAACCACGTGGAGGAGGGCGTGAGACTGCAGAAGGAGCATGGGTGGGGAGCGGGCAGCTATGGTTGTAATGAGTCCCTGCACCCGCCTCATCCTCTGCAGGCCGTGAACCCAGGCAGGTCCCTGTTCCTGCTGTACGCCCTCAAGAGCTCCCCGAGACTCTGTCTGCTGTACCTCTACCTGTTTGACTACACAGACACCTTCCTGCCCTTCATCCATACCATCTGCCCTCTGCAAGAAGACAGCTCCGGGGAGGACATCATCACCAAGCTTCTGGTGGGTCTGGAGAGGGCCTTGAGTGGCTTCATGCCACCATTCCTCAGCGTGGGATGGAATTGGAGACATGGCTGGCGCCTGTCAGGGAAGAGGAAACAACATGAGCCTTCATTTGAATTTTGCAAGGAGAGCCCCTACGAAAGAAAATACAGCAGGAGCTTCCCCACTCCCAGAAGCCTGTTTTGTTTCCTGCATTGCATAGCAAGACGGGTTACCCTCTGGACTTGaaatatttaggggaaaaaaacccagctttgcttCTGTTATAAAAGAAGATAGCATAGGTCCAGATTGCCCAAGGGTTAGATCTGTGGGCCTTCCAGCCTGGTAATCTGTCTCTTAACAGGATCCCCAAAGGATGATTATTTGTCCTACCACAAGGCAGGGTTAGTATCCGTCCTGTTGGCCTCAGAATAGTAAGCCGTCATCCAGCTCACTGATGGGAGTCATCACGTCAGCTGGCCACAGGGCCTTTGGCAGGGATAGTTACCCACCACAGCTCTGATGGATTCCTTCAGAATTGTCAGTGGATCCCATTGACTCAGGGTGATTGGGTCTAATTGGTCATCGGAGGGTAATGTCCTTTACATTGGTACTTTTGGGGCAGTCCCTCTGATCCGTTTATATCGAAAGTCACATGGATATAGGAATCATCGCATATGATGTTGAAACAGAATTCCTAAATCTCCAAAGACCCTTTTCGAAACACTTGAATCAAGAGCCTACCTAACTGACCTCAGCCTTGGGTGTAGTTTTAAGCCTGCAGGTTAGCCCCTTTGCGCAGTGTTTCTCTAATTACCCAGTTTTCAGCTGTTCCCTGCCCTTGCTGGACTGGGAGCACAGAGACCCCCTGacctttctgttttaaaaagccCCAGCAACCCCTGCCATCAGGCTGACTTTCTTCTTGGGATGCTCAGTGTCTGCTCCATTGTACACAGTCTCGCTTGACTTTCATTAGCCTCTGGATGCCTATGAGTTGTTTAAATACTCTTGTTACAGATTGTCTGCTAATTCTGTAATGaaagtttttcattttcccaaaattactttttaaaagtatatgtttaattttcCCACGACCTGTTACATTCTCCCACAGAGGAGCTGTTGACTTGGCATTGTCTGAGCCGTCCTTGCAGTGGTGAGGAAATCGGAAAGCtggttaattttattcatttcagcctcattatgaataatgcttagATTACTCATGCTTAGATTTTTTACTTCTGAGCTTCCACAATTATATAACAAGCATCTCAGTTCAGCCTCTTTGGTAACATTTATCCAGTGTAAGGTTAATTATAACAAGGTGAGTTTATGGATGGAAATCTCATTTTAGATTgttgcatatgtgtgtatgtgtatgtatgttttaataaatgtaaaattcactGGGATAACCACAGTATTTTGTGTAAAAGTCAATCCTTATGATTTTTTGTGTCCATTTTTATGTAGTTTTATTTACTTGCGTGTTATTTTTAAAGGATCTTAGAGAGCCCACATGGAAGCAGTGGAGAGAATTCCTTGTCAAGTACTCCTTCCTTCCATACCAGCTGATTGCTGAATTTGCTTGGGACTGGCTGGAGGTCCATTACTGGACGTCACGGTTTCTCATCGTCAATGCCATGTTACTCTCAGTTCTGGAATTATTCTCCTTTTGGAGGATCTGGTCAAGAAGTGAACTGAAGTAAGTGTGTTTTTATGTAGGAGATGGTTGGAGCAACAGAGACTGGGAAAGAAATACCAAGTGGAGGAGAAGTCCTCTGTGGAGTGTTGTTCAGACTCGAGAAGACGCCCCGGGCTCTGGTTTAGAAATACTGCTTAAGCAGCAAACAGGAAAATGCCTttgtgttgggggtggggtggctccCGTGGTGCTCACTGTTAAAGTGCGTCCCATGTGCCTTCTCCCCATGTGATACACCAGGTAattcctgggggcggggggtgcgtGAAGGGGTTTAATAATTGAGGAATAAACAAGTGAGAAGAAGAGGGTGCTGTACGGAAAGCAGCAGTGTGGCAGAGCATAAAGAGATCTGATGAGGAATTCTGTAGGCGTGAGTTCTAATCCTGCACTGCCACCAGCTGGGACAGTGATAATTTCTCTGGATTAATGCATAAAATGAGAGAGTTGGACTAGACAGTCACTGAGTCAAGTGACTCTTGGTTGTAAGTGAGAGAAACCAACCTAAATTGGCTTTCCTACCAAGGGAGATGCCCAGTGAAGGCTTCctgcatggctggacccagaGACCCGAATGCTGTCATCAGGGccaccctctccctctccctctctctctctctctctctctctctctctctccctctctctctccctcgctctccctctccctccccctctccctccccctccctctctccccctctcccccctctctctctcttacagcTCTGCTCCGTTCAGCCTCAACAGCATCTTTGTTTGGGGGCCCTTGACCACTCTGGGTGTCGATCTGAGCAGCTTAGCAGCCCTGGAGGAAAGAGAGCACTTCTGAGGCTTGTGAAAGCCTGAGGCTCACATGCCTTTGCTCTGATTGGCCCAGCCTGGGTCACAGCCTCCCCCTGCCACCCCGAACCCATCACAAGTGCAGGGGTTTGTGGGCTCCCCGTGTCCAGATGCAGGTGTGCACTCACAGCCGATGCCCCAACCAGACCACATGGAAGAGAATAGGGGAGGGAGACAccctaaagggaaactcaaaaagTGCTTCCAGAAGACAGGGTATGGCTGCTGGGCAGGCAGAAGTAACGCATCAGCACACCAGCATCCTTTCGGCCTGAAACAGCCCATGACGTGAAGGGGTCTTGGCCTCATCCATCAGGAGCAGCCTTATAAATAGTTCTGAGAACCTGACAAGAATCTCCCTCATTTATTTCAATTCAGTGAACTCACTTATTCAGGCACAGTTGATTGAGCCCCTACTCTGCCCCTGGTTCTCTGCTGGACACCACTGATCTTTTGGTAAAGAGGACAGTTTATACTCTGAAAGCCTGCAGCCTAGCAGagaaaatattatgttaaatatGTACAAGAGCGACCCAGCGAAGAAGCGGGTGGAGTTGGGACTGTGCTGGGAGGCCTCGCCTGTGGGACCAGGTGTGGGGACTGGGCGACAGTGCCCTGCGGAGGCACCCTCTAGGCTGCGTCCTGGGAGTTGAAGGtggagtggtcagggaaggtaTGTCTGGGGCACTGGGGACAGGAAACAAGGTCTCTGCAGCACTGGCAGCCAGGCCACATCAGGGAAAGGCCCAGGGTCTGAGCGCCCCGGCGCTGTCGTTAGAAACGCCATCACTATTCTGCCTCTCAAAcgcttctcttcctttttcaggACTGTGCCTCAGAGGATGTGGAGCCACTTTTGGAAAGTATCAACACAGGGGCTTTTTGTGGCCATGTTCTGGCCCCTCATCCCTCAATTTGTTTGCAACTGTCTGTTTTACTGGGCCCTGTACTTTAACCCAATTATTAACATTGATCTCGTGGTTAAGGAGGTCCGACGGCTGGAAACCCAGGTGTTGTGACTGACGCTGCCCAGGCTCTGAGGGACTCTTCCAGCCTCCCTGTCAGCCAAGCTCTGATGCTTAAGTGCGGCGAGGGGGACGGGGAGCGGACATCCTATTCTCTGCCCCTAGTGAACAAGGTGCTGCTTTGTTTGTCAAAGGCCACGGCCAGGTCTTCTCCCCCTGCCTGTGGCAGCAGGGACTGGCGCCCCAGCGCTTGGCCGACAAAGCCGCCgcgcctcccacccacccaccttccTCGTGGGGTCTTGGGAGGCCCAGTCCACGACACCTGGCAGGGACCCAGGGTTCTCAGAGGACGTGGAGTGGGTCTCAGTCCCGCTTGCGCTAATAACCTCAGTGACTGACACAAGGCTCCCAGGGCAAGTTGGAGCCCTGAGACTGAGCCCAGGGCCAGGCCTGTCCTCTAAGTTAAGTTTAGGAGAACAGGAAAAGATTTCGTCATAGGCACGGCAGTTGCACataaaaaacagaggaaaaaccaAACTCCGGTTGACGATTCTGTCTTATTTAAGAGTTGCTAGAAGGTTTCAGAGTTAAACCTCTGAAAGGATTCAGTTCAAGATTAGAATGATGGTGGTTAGACTTGCCATCACTGTTTTCTACTTGTAATCATTGAAAGTTTGGATCTCTTTTTCTGGGGCAATTGAGTGGGATGTCAGGCAGTTAATGGAGAGTAATTCACATCAGGCCGAGCTGCTTCAGTGCTACTTAAAATTGTTGTTTTGGggtttactttgttttgtttttaagaatttaaTTTGTAAAATCCAGGCTAGTC contains these protein-coding regions:
- the BFAR gene encoding bifunctional apoptosis regulator isoform X1, which gives rise to MEESPQNDLNTTSLEEEDPLQSSSPRISVREFSCHCCYDILVNPTTLNCGHSFCRHCLALWWASSKKTECPECREKWEGFPKVNILLRDAIEKLFPDAIRMRSEDILQNNDVVQSLAAFQKYGNDKILSAPNTGRVNQQRGGGFFSGVLTALTGVAVVLLVYHWSSRESEHDLLVHKAVATWTAEEVVLWLEQLGPWASLYRDRFLSERVNGRLLLTLTEEEFSRAPYTIENSSHRRAILMELERVKALGVKPPQNLWEYKAVNPGRSLFLLYALKSSPRLCLLYLYLFDYTDTFLPFIHTICPLQEDSSGEDIITKLLDLREPTWKQWREFLVKYSFLPYQLIAEFAWDWLEVHYWTSRFLIVNAMLLSVLELFSFWRIWSRSELKTVPQRMWSHFWKVSTQGLFVAMFWPLIPQFVCNCLFYWALYFNPIINIDLVVKEVRRLETQVL